A DNA window from Betta splendens chromosome 6, fBetSpl5.4, whole genome shotgun sequence contains the following coding sequences:
- the tjp1b gene encoding tight junction protein ZO-1 isoform X7 gives MITCAFLWVGFLVAVDSTMVNYQKYITVMQLALGVTASNKEHCLPPRKRMWIHPSPTAGSAAAASSASTAQGKPSLRRIKGRIHRSKSLDSIDLLDSNSAAMEETVIWEQHTVTLHRAPGFGFGIAISGGRDNPHFQSGETSIVISDVLKGGPAEGLLQENDRVVMVNAVSMDNVEHAYAVQQLRKSGKIAKITIRRKRKVHVPMGRLGERETMSEHDEEEDSYDEEIYETRSGRSGAYSGVGGAMGRRSGRSSGRSSGRRDRERERSGSRERSLSPRSDRRSHNLPPRPAKVTLVKSRKNEAEYGLRLASHIFVKDISPESLAARDGNIQEGDVVLKINGTVTENLSLIDAKKLIERSKGKLKMVVQRDDRATLLNIPDLDDSIPSANASDRDDISDIHSLASDHSNRSHDRHRSSRSRSPDRRSEPSDHSRHSPPQISNGSHRSRDDERVSSKAASTPAKLPEDIPLPKPKESAIAREEKQLPPLPEPKPVYAQPGQPDVDLPVSPSDAPVPSAAHDDSILRPSMKLVKFKKGESVGLRLAGGNDVGIFVAGVLEDSPAAKEGLEEGDQILRVNNVDFANIIREEAVLFLLDLPKGEEVTILAQKKKDVYRRIVESDVGDSFYIRTHFEYEKESPYGLSFNKGEVFRVVDTLYNGKLGSWLAIRIGKNHQEVERGIIPNKNRAEQLSSVQYTLPKTAGGDRADFWRFRGLRSSKRNLRKSREDLSSQPVQTKFPAYERVVLREAGFLRPVVIFGPIADVAREKLSGEEPDLFELAKSEPRDAGTDQRSSGIIRLHTIKQIIDRDKHAVLDITPNAVDRLNYAQWYPIVVFLNPDNKQGVKNMRTRLCPESRKSARKLYERAIKLRKNNHHLFTTTINLNNMNDGWYGALKETIQQQQNQLVWVSEGKADGTTEDDLDIHDDRLSYLSAPGSEYSMYSTDSRHTSDYEDTDTEGGAYTDQELDETLNDEVGLPTEPAITRSSEPVREDPPVIQDTPGYPGYQHPVQPDPASRIDPAGFKMAAPQQQDEAALPMPSLPPTAVAPPAVEQPVQLEGMHLEEPPAAAAAPQADSLSSPSPAPELIQPPPTHEPHPSGLPGPEPKMYKKDLYNMEDPVRINHGLKQSLSYSHQPPYQDKQPYREYDHPPYGYDGGGYTEPKPHTDSHLHYDNRVPHYNEQWPPYDQQTSPSQPTGYQPGHQQPMGYSPRSPYEDGPGRDYSPPQPRYDEAPPVGYDRRHSKPGPVRYDEPPPAGYDARSPYEAEPHGFPINSPRSPEPPKQYYGDSALRPTYMPGPPNRGYKPGMHEPMIKSEPISPPKPETLPSPSEPAISPGSKPLPPPPREDLDEDPAMKPQSVLNRVKMFENKRSVSMDRAKEGGESSVLRPADVPKPVSAPGPVLKANSLSNLEQERSTYRAPEPQKPHTKPLDDVVRTNHYDPDEDEEYYRKQLSYFDRRSFDSKAMGQPPPGINRFHDLPKPSQLAYPYNRVESVEKVSPVEKRYEPLPQISPSSQYGPPASTIPPNTLPKLSPSDANSIPEPLSSPNPKPELAALRLSSRDDPAPVGYLSRGLPDKSPVNGTDAAPPKTHPPPPPTSYNRYVPKPYTSSARPFERKFESPKFNHNLLPNDTQVKTDLLSKSLVGNSSGKPQLSPQPLDHDSGLDTFTRTMDNRPKYQHNNINAIPKAIPVSPSALDDDDEDEGHTVVATARGVFNCNGGVLSSIETGVSIIIPQGAIPESVEQEIYFKVCRDNSILPPLDKEKGETLLSPLVMCGPHGLKFLKPVELRLPHCASMTPDGWSFALKSSDSSSGDPKTWQNKSLSGDPNYLVGANCVSVLIDHF, from the exons AGCGCAGCGATGGAGGAGACTGTCATTTGGGAACAGCACACAGTAACACTACACAGG GCACCAGGGTTTGGCTTTGGAATAGCCATATCAGGAGGTCGGGATAACCCTCATTTTCAGAGTGGTGAGACCTCCATTGTCATCTCAGATGTGCTGAAAGGAGGCCCAGCAGAGGGCCTGCTGCA GGAAAATGACAGAGTTGTTATGGTCAATGCTGTTTCCATGGACAATGTGGAGCATGCGTACGCAGTCCAGCAGCTTCGTAAAAGTGGGAAAATTGCCAAAATT ACAATCAGGCGAAAAAGGAAGGTGCACGTCCCCATGGGCCGCCTGGGGGAGAGGGAAACTATGTCGGAGcatgacgaggaggaggacagctaCGACGAAGAGATATACGAGACGCGGAGTGGGCGCAGTGGTGCTTACAGCGGCGTGGGCGGTGCTATGGGAAGGCGCAGCGGGCGGAGCAGCGGGCGGAGCAGCGGGCGGAGGGACCGGGAACGTGAGCGCAGCGGCTCACGGGAGAGGAGTCTCTCCCCGCGCTCAGACCGGCGCTCACACAACCTGCCTCCACGTCCTGCCAAGGTCACGCTGGTGAAATCCCGCAAAAATGAAG CAGAATATGGCCTGCGCCTGGCCAGCCACATCTTTGTCAAGGACATTTCCCCTGAGAGCCTGGCAGCCAGAGATGGCAACATCCAGGAAGGGGATGTTGTACTGAAG ATTAACGGCACAGTGACAGAGAACCTCTCCTTGATAGACGCCAAGAAGCTGATAGAAAGGTCAAAGGGCAAGCTAAAAATGGTTGTTCAGAGGGATGACAGAGCAACCTTGCTGAACATACCTGACCTCGATGACAGCATTCCTTCAGCCAACGCCTCTGACAGAGAtg ACATTTCAGATATCCATTCTCTGGCATCCGACCATTCCAATCGATCACATGACAGACATCGTAGCAGCCGCTCTCGCTCTCCAGACAGACGATCTGAACCCTCAGACCACTCCAGACACTCACCCCCACAGATCAGCAATGGCAG TCACAGAAGTCGAGATGATGAACGGGTTTCCTCCAAGGCAGCTTCAACACCAGCGAAGCTACCGGAGGACATTCCTCTACCCAAACCGAAGGAGTCTGCAATTGccagagaggaaaaacagctTCCACCCCTTCCAG agccCAAGCCAGTATATGCTCAGCCTGGACAGCCAGATGTTGATCTACCAGTCAGCCCATCTGATGCTCCTGTGCCAAGTGCAGCCCATGATGATAGCATATTACG CCCAAGCATGAAGCTGGTAAAGTTTAAAAAAGGGGAGAGTGTGGGGCTGCGTCTGGCTGGAGGCAATGACGTGGGCATCTTTGTAGCTGGCGTGCTGGAGGATAGCCCAGCTGCTAAGGAGGGCCTGGAGGAGGGCGACCAAATTCTCAGG GTAAATAATGTTGATTTTGCAAACATAATTCGAGAGGAGGCAGTGCTTTTTCTCCTGGACCTTCCTAAAGGTGAAGAGGTGACCATTTTGGCTCAGAAGAAGAAAGATG TGTACCGTCGGATCGTGGAGTCGGATGTTGGCGATTCCTTCTACATTCGGACACACTTTGAATATGAGAAGGAATCTCCGTATGGATTAAGCTTTAACAAGGGTGAGGTGTTTCGCGTAGTGGACACCCTGTACAATGGCAAGCTGGGTTCTTGGCTTGCTATTCGCATTGGAAAGAACCACCAAGAGGTGGAGAGGGGCATCATCCCCAACAAAAACAG AGCGGAGCAGCTCTCCAGTGTGCAATACACTCTTCCCAAAACTGCAGGGGGTGACAGAGCCGACTTCTGGAGGTTCCGTGGTCTTCGCAGCTCAAAGAGGAACCTTAGGAAGAGCAGAGAGGACCTCTCTTCCCAGCCAGTTCAAACAAAGTTCCCTGCTTATGAAAGAGTAGTACTGAGAGAGG CTGGTTTCCTGAGACCAGTTGTGATATTTGGACCCATTGCTGATGTAGCTCGAGAAAAACTGTCAGGAGAGGAGCCTGATCTTTTTGAACTCGCAA AGAGTGAACCCAGAGATGCAGGAACAGACCAGCGGAGTTCAGGAATCATTCGTCTTCACACCATCAAACAAATCATTGATAGA GACAAACATGCTGTGCTGGACATTACCCCGAATGCTGTGGACAGGCTGAACTATGCTCAGTGGTACCCCATTGTAGTCTTCCTAAATCCCGATAACAAGCAGGGTGTGAAGAACATGAGGACTAGGCTGTGTCCAGAGTCTAGGAAGAGTGCCAGGAAGCTCTATGAACGCGCCATCAAACTGAGGAAGAATAATCACCACCTGTTCACCA CCACTATCAACCTAAACAATATGAATGACGGCTGGTACGGAGCTCTGAAAGAAACAATCCAGCAACAGCAGAACCAGTTGGTGTGGGTGTCAGAGGGCAAG GCGGATGGCACTACAGAGGATGACTTGGACATTCACGATGACCGTCTGTCTTACCTATCGGCGCCAGGTAGCGAATACTCCATGTATAGCACTGACAGCCGTCACACTTCTGACTATGAGGACACGGACACGGAGGGTGGAGCGTACACTGACCAGGAGCTTGATGAGACGTTGAATGATGAAGTGGGTCTTCCCACGGAGCCTGCCATCACTCGCTCTTCAGAGCCCGTGCGAGAGGACCCGCCTGTAATTCAGGACACTCCTGGTTACCCTGGTTATCAGCACCCTGTGCAGCCTGACCCAGCCAGCCGCATAGACCCCGCTGGGTTCAAGATGGCAGCTCCACAGCAG CAAGATGAAGCTGCTCTGCCAATGCCCTCGTTGCCTCCGACGGCGGtagcgccccctgctgttgaGCAGCCCGTGCAGCTAGAGGGTATGCACCTAGAGGAGCCGcctgctgcagccgcagctcctCAGGCTGACTCACTTAGCAGCCCCAGCCCTGCCCCTGAGCTTATTCAGCCCCCACCAACACACGAACCCCACCCGTCTGGACTGCCTGGTCCAGAACCAAAG ATGTACAAGAAAGATCTGTACAATATGGAGGATCCTGTGCGAATCAACCATGGCCTGAAGCAGTCTCTGAGCTACAGTCACCAGCCGCCGTACCAGGACAAACAGCCATACCGCGAATATGACCACCCGCCTTATGGATACGATGGAGGCGGCTACACAGAACCAAAGCCTCACACTGACTCTCACCTGCACTACGACAACCGTGTGCCTCATTACAACGAACAGTGGCCCCCCTACGACCAGCAGACCTCACCCTCCCAGCCTACAGGGTACCAGCCGGGCCACCAGCAACCCATGGGCTACAGCCCCCGGTCACCCTACGAGGATGGACCAGGGAGGGACTACAGCCCCCCTCAGCCACGTTACGATGAGGCCCCTCCAGTGGGCTATGATAGACGCCACAGTAAACCTGGGCCAGTTCGTTATGATGAACCACCTCCAGCAGGATACGATGCCCGTTCTCCTTATGAGGCTGAACCTCATGGCTTCCCCATTAATTCACCTCGATCACCAGAGCCTCCAAAGCAGTATTACGGTGACTCTGCTCTAAGGCCAACCTACATGCCTGGACCTCCAAACCGGGGCTATAAACCAGGGATGCATGAGCCTATGATAAAGTCTGAACCCATTTCCCCCCCTAAACCAGAGACCCTCCCCTCGCCAAGTGAGCCAGCCATCAGTCCGGGCTCTaaacctctccctcctccaccccgaGAAGACCTGGATGAGGACCCAGCCATGAAACCGCAGTCAGTGCTCAACAGAGTCAAGATGTTCGAGAATAAACGGTCTGTTTCTATGGATAGGGCTAAAGAAGGTGGAGAGTCATCAGTACTCAGG CCTGCAGATGTTCCTAAACCTGTAAGTGCACCTGGCCCAGTTCTCAAAGCAAATTCCCTCAGCaacctggagcaggagaggTCCACCTATAG GGCTCCCGAGCCACAGAAGCCCCACACTAAGCCTCTGGATGATGTAGTGCGCACCAACCACTATGATCcagacgaggatgaggagtaCTACAGGAAACAGTTGTCCTACTTTGATCGCCGTAGTTTTGACAGCAAAGCCATGGGCCAGCCTCCCCCGGGTATCAACCGCTTCCATGACCTGCCCAAACCATCTCAGCTGGCCTACCCCTACAACAG AGTTGAGTCTGTAGAGAAGGTGAGCCCAGTGGAAAAACGATATGAACCACTACCGCAGATCAGCCCCTCCTCTCAGTACgggcctccagcctccaccatCCCACCCAACACTCTGCCCAAACTCAGCCCCAGCGACG CTAACTCTATACCTGAGCCCCTGAGCTCACCCAATCCTAAACCCGAGCTGGCAGCTctcaggctgagcagcagggaTGACCCTGCACCAGTGGGCTACCTGTCGCGGGGCCTCCCTGACAAGTCTCCTGTCAACGGCACGGATGCGGCGCCTCCAAAGACgcatcctcctccccctcccactAGTTATAACCGCTACGTCCCCAAGCCTTACACCAGCTCTGCCCGGCCCTTTGAGCGCAAGTTTGAGAGCCCCAAATTCAACCACAACCTGCTGCCCAACGACACACAGGTGAAGACAGACCTCCTCAGCAAGTCCTTGGTGGGCAACAGTAGCGGGAAGCCTCAGCTTTCACCACAGCCCCTCGATCATGACAGTGGCCTGGACACCTTCACACGCACTATGGACAACAGGCCAAAGTACCAGCACAATAACATCAACGCCATCCCCAAGGCCATTCCTGTAAG TCCCAGCGCgctggatgatgatgacgaggaCGAAGGGCACACAGTGGTGGCCACTGCCCGGGGCGTCTTTAACTGTAACGGAGGGGTCCTGAGCTCCATCGAGACGGGTGTCAGCATTATCATCCCTCAAGGTGCCATACCCGAAAGCGTGGAGCAGGAAATATACTTCAAGGTGTGCCGGGACAACAGCATCCTGCCCCCCCTCGACAAGGAGAAAG GAGAAACGCTGCTAAGTCCGCTGGTGATGTGTGGCCCTCATGGACTCAAGTTCCTGAAGCCGGTGGAGCTGCGCTTACCTCACTGTGCGTCTATGACCCCTGATGGTTGGTCTTTTGCTCTAAAATCCTCCGACTCCTCGTCGG GTGACCCCAAAACCTGGCAGAACAAATCTCTCTCTGGAGACCCAAACTACCTGGTGGGTGcaaactgtgtgtctgtgctcattgacCACTTCTGA
- the tjp1b gene encoding tight junction protein ZO-1 isoform X9 encodes MEETVIWEQHTVTLHRAPGFGFGIAISGGRDNPHFQSGETSIVISDVLKGGPAEGLLQENDRVVMVNAVSMDNVEHAYAVQQLRKSGKIAKITIRRKRKVHVPMGRLGERETMSEHDEEEDSYDEEIYETRSGRSGAYSGVGGAMGRRSGRSSGRSSGRRDRERERSGSRERSLSPRSDRRSHNLPPRPAKVTLVKSRKNEAEYGLRLASHIFVKDISPESLAARDGNIQEGDVVLKINGTVTENLSLIDAKKLIERSKGKLKMVVQRDDRATLLNIPDLDDSIPSANASDRDDISDIHSLASDHSNRSHDRHRSSRSRSPDRRSEPSDHSRHSPPQISNGSHRSRDDERVSSKAASTPAKLPEDIPLPKPKESAIAREEKQLPPLPEPKPVYAQPGQPDVDLPVSPSDAPVPSAAHDDSILRPSMKLVKFKKGESVGLRLAGGNDVGIFVAGVLEDSPAAKEGLEEGDQILRVNNVDFANIIREEAVLFLLDLPKGEEVTILAQKKKDVYRRIVESDVGDSFYIRTHFEYEKESPYGLSFNKGEVFRVVDTLYNGKLGSWLAIRIGKNHQEVERGIIPNKNRAEQLSSVQYTLPKTAGGDRADFWRFRGLRSSKRNLRKSREDLSSQPVQTKFPAYERVVLREAGFLRPVVIFGPIADVAREKLSGEEPDLFELAKSEPRDAGTDQRSSGIIRLHTIKQIIDRDKHAVLDITPNAVDRLNYAQWYPIVVFLNPDNKQGVKNMRTRLCPESRKSARKLYERAIKLRKNNHHLFTTTINLNNMNDGWYGALKETIQQQQNQLVWVSEGKADGTTEDDLDIHDDRLSYLSAPGSEYSMYSTDSRHTSDYEDTDTEGGAYTDQELDETLNDEVGLPTEPAITRSSEPVREDPPVIQDTPGYPGYQHPVQPDPASRIDPAGFKMAAPQQQDEAALPMPSLPPTAVAPPAVEQPVQLEGMHLEEPPAAAAAPQADSLSSPSPAPELIQPPPTHEPHPSGLPGPEPKMYKKDLYNMEDPVRINHGLKQSLSYSHQPPYQDKQPYREYDHPPYGYDGGGYTEPKPHTDSHLHYDNRVPHYNEQWPPYDQQTSPSQPTGYQPGHQQPMGYSPRSPYEDGPGRDYSPPQPRYDEAPPVGYDRRHSKPGPVRYDEPPPAGYDARSPYEAEPHGFPINSPRSPEPPKQYYGDSALRPTYMPGPPNRGYKPGMHEPMIKSEPISPPKPETLPSPSEPAISPGSKPLPPPPREDLDEDPAMKPQSVLNRVKMFENKRSVSMDRAKEGGESSVLRPADVPKPVSAPGPVLKANSLSNLEQERSTYRAPEPQKPHTKPLDDVVRTNHYDPDEDEEYYRKQLSYFDRRSFDSKAMGQPPPGINRFHDLPKPSQLAYPYNRVESVEKVSPVEKRYEPLPQISPSSQYGPPASTIPPNTLPKLSPSDANSIPEPLSSPNPKPELAALRLSSRDDPAPVGYLSRGLPDKSPVNGTDAAPPKTHPPPPPTSYNRYVPKPYTSSARPFERKFESPKFNHNLLPNDTQVKTDLLSKSLVGNSSGKPQLSPQPLDHDSGLDTFTRTMDNRPKYQHNNINAIPKAIPVSPSALDDDDEDEGHTVVATARGVFNCNGGVLSSIETGVSIIIPQGAIPESVEQEIYFKVCRDNSILPPLDKEKGETLLSPLVMCGPHGLKFLKPVELRLPHCASMTPDGWSFALKSSDSSSGDPKTWQNKSLSGDPNYLVGANCVSVLIDHF; translated from the exons ATGGAGGAGACTGTCATTTGGGAACAGCACACAGTAACACTACACAGG GCACCAGGGTTTGGCTTTGGAATAGCCATATCAGGAGGTCGGGATAACCCTCATTTTCAGAGTGGTGAGACCTCCATTGTCATCTCAGATGTGCTGAAAGGAGGCCCAGCAGAGGGCCTGCTGCA GGAAAATGACAGAGTTGTTATGGTCAATGCTGTTTCCATGGACAATGTGGAGCATGCGTACGCAGTCCAGCAGCTTCGTAAAAGTGGGAAAATTGCCAAAATT ACAATCAGGCGAAAAAGGAAGGTGCACGTCCCCATGGGCCGCCTGGGGGAGAGGGAAACTATGTCGGAGcatgacgaggaggaggacagctaCGACGAAGAGATATACGAGACGCGGAGTGGGCGCAGTGGTGCTTACAGCGGCGTGGGCGGTGCTATGGGAAGGCGCAGCGGGCGGAGCAGCGGGCGGAGCAGCGGGCGGAGGGACCGGGAACGTGAGCGCAGCGGCTCACGGGAGAGGAGTCTCTCCCCGCGCTCAGACCGGCGCTCACACAACCTGCCTCCACGTCCTGCCAAGGTCACGCTGGTGAAATCCCGCAAAAATGAAG CAGAATATGGCCTGCGCCTGGCCAGCCACATCTTTGTCAAGGACATTTCCCCTGAGAGCCTGGCAGCCAGAGATGGCAACATCCAGGAAGGGGATGTTGTACTGAAG ATTAACGGCACAGTGACAGAGAACCTCTCCTTGATAGACGCCAAGAAGCTGATAGAAAGGTCAAAGGGCAAGCTAAAAATGGTTGTTCAGAGGGATGACAGAGCAACCTTGCTGAACATACCTGACCTCGATGACAGCATTCCTTCAGCCAACGCCTCTGACAGAGAtg ACATTTCAGATATCCATTCTCTGGCATCCGACCATTCCAATCGATCACATGACAGACATCGTAGCAGCCGCTCTCGCTCTCCAGACAGACGATCTGAACCCTCAGACCACTCCAGACACTCACCCCCACAGATCAGCAATGGCAG TCACAGAAGTCGAGATGATGAACGGGTTTCCTCCAAGGCAGCTTCAACACCAGCGAAGCTACCGGAGGACATTCCTCTACCCAAACCGAAGGAGTCTGCAATTGccagagaggaaaaacagctTCCACCCCTTCCAG agccCAAGCCAGTATATGCTCAGCCTGGACAGCCAGATGTTGATCTACCAGTCAGCCCATCTGATGCTCCTGTGCCAAGTGCAGCCCATGATGATAGCATATTACG CCCAAGCATGAAGCTGGTAAAGTTTAAAAAAGGGGAGAGTGTGGGGCTGCGTCTGGCTGGAGGCAATGACGTGGGCATCTTTGTAGCTGGCGTGCTGGAGGATAGCCCAGCTGCTAAGGAGGGCCTGGAGGAGGGCGACCAAATTCTCAGG GTAAATAATGTTGATTTTGCAAACATAATTCGAGAGGAGGCAGTGCTTTTTCTCCTGGACCTTCCTAAAGGTGAAGAGGTGACCATTTTGGCTCAGAAGAAGAAAGATG TGTACCGTCGGATCGTGGAGTCGGATGTTGGCGATTCCTTCTACATTCGGACACACTTTGAATATGAGAAGGAATCTCCGTATGGATTAAGCTTTAACAAGGGTGAGGTGTTTCGCGTAGTGGACACCCTGTACAATGGCAAGCTGGGTTCTTGGCTTGCTATTCGCATTGGAAAGAACCACCAAGAGGTGGAGAGGGGCATCATCCCCAACAAAAACAG AGCGGAGCAGCTCTCCAGTGTGCAATACACTCTTCCCAAAACTGCAGGGGGTGACAGAGCCGACTTCTGGAGGTTCCGTGGTCTTCGCAGCTCAAAGAGGAACCTTAGGAAGAGCAGAGAGGACCTCTCTTCCCAGCCAGTTCAAACAAAGTTCCCTGCTTATGAAAGAGTAGTACTGAGAGAGG CTGGTTTCCTGAGACCAGTTGTGATATTTGGACCCATTGCTGATGTAGCTCGAGAAAAACTGTCAGGAGAGGAGCCTGATCTTTTTGAACTCGCAA AGAGTGAACCCAGAGATGCAGGAACAGACCAGCGGAGTTCAGGAATCATTCGTCTTCACACCATCAAACAAATCATTGATAGA GACAAACATGCTGTGCTGGACATTACCCCGAATGCTGTGGACAGGCTGAACTATGCTCAGTGGTACCCCATTGTAGTCTTCCTAAATCCCGATAACAAGCAGGGTGTGAAGAACATGAGGACTAGGCTGTGTCCAGAGTCTAGGAAGAGTGCCAGGAAGCTCTATGAACGCGCCATCAAACTGAGGAAGAATAATCACCACCTGTTCACCA CCACTATCAACCTAAACAATATGAATGACGGCTGGTACGGAGCTCTGAAAGAAACAATCCAGCAACAGCAGAACCAGTTGGTGTGGGTGTCAGAGGGCAAG GCGGATGGCACTACAGAGGATGACTTGGACATTCACGATGACCGTCTGTCTTACCTATCGGCGCCAGGTAGCGAATACTCCATGTATAGCACTGACAGCCGTCACACTTCTGACTATGAGGACACGGACACGGAGGGTGGAGCGTACACTGACCAGGAGCTTGATGAGACGTTGAATGATGAAGTGGGTCTTCCCACGGAGCCTGCCATCACTCGCTCTTCAGAGCCCGTGCGAGAGGACCCGCCTGTAATTCAGGACACTCCTGGTTACCCTGGTTATCAGCACCCTGTGCAGCCTGACCCAGCCAGCCGCATAGACCCCGCTGGGTTCAAGATGGCAGCTCCACAGCAG CAAGATGAAGCTGCTCTGCCAATGCCCTCGTTGCCTCCGACGGCGGtagcgccccctgctgttgaGCAGCCCGTGCAGCTAGAGGGTATGCACCTAGAGGAGCCGcctgctgcagccgcagctcctCAGGCTGACTCACTTAGCAGCCCCAGCCCTGCCCCTGAGCTTATTCAGCCCCCACCAACACACGAACCCCACCCGTCTGGACTGCCTGGTCCAGAACCAAAG ATGTACAAGAAAGATCTGTACAATATGGAGGATCCTGTGCGAATCAACCATGGCCTGAAGCAGTCTCTGAGCTACAGTCACCAGCCGCCGTACCAGGACAAACAGCCATACCGCGAATATGACCACCCGCCTTATGGATACGATGGAGGCGGCTACACAGAACCAAAGCCTCACACTGACTCTCACCTGCACTACGACAACCGTGTGCCTCATTACAACGAACAGTGGCCCCCCTACGACCAGCAGACCTCACCCTCCCAGCCTACAGGGTACCAGCCGGGCCACCAGCAACCCATGGGCTACAGCCCCCGGTCACCCTACGAGGATGGACCAGGGAGGGACTACAGCCCCCCTCAGCCACGTTACGATGAGGCCCCTCCAGTGGGCTATGATAGACGCCACAGTAAACCTGGGCCAGTTCGTTATGATGAACCACCTCCAGCAGGATACGATGCCCGTTCTCCTTATGAGGCTGAACCTCATGGCTTCCCCATTAATTCACCTCGATCACCAGAGCCTCCAAAGCAGTATTACGGTGACTCTGCTCTAAGGCCAACCTACATGCCTGGACCTCCAAACCGGGGCTATAAACCAGGGATGCATGAGCCTATGATAAAGTCTGAACCCATTTCCCCCCCTAAACCAGAGACCCTCCCCTCGCCAAGTGAGCCAGCCATCAGTCCGGGCTCTaaacctctccctcctccaccccgaGAAGACCTGGATGAGGACCCAGCCATGAAACCGCAGTCAGTGCTCAACAGAGTCAAGATGTTCGAGAATAAACGGTCTGTTTCTATGGATAGGGCTAAAGAAGGTGGAGAGTCATCAGTACTCAGG CCTGCAGATGTTCCTAAACCTGTAAGTGCACCTGGCCCAGTTCTCAAAGCAAATTCCCTCAGCaacctggagcaggagaggTCCACCTATAG GGCTCCCGAGCCACAGAAGCCCCACACTAAGCCTCTGGATGATGTAGTGCGCACCAACCACTATGATCcagacgaggatgaggagtaCTACAGGAAACAGTTGTCCTACTTTGATCGCCGTAGTTTTGACAGCAAAGCCATGGGCCAGCCTCCCCCGGGTATCAACCGCTTCCATGACCTGCCCAAACCATCTCAGCTGGCCTACCCCTACAACAG AGTTGAGTCTGTAGAGAAGGTGAGCCCAGTGGAAAAACGATATGAACCACTACCGCAGATCAGCCCCTCCTCTCAGTACgggcctccagcctccaccatCCCACCCAACACTCTGCCCAAACTCAGCCCCAGCGACG CTAACTCTATACCTGAGCCCCTGAGCTCACCCAATCCTAAACCCGAGCTGGCAGCTctcaggctgagcagcagggaTGACCCTGCACCAGTGGGCTACCTGTCGCGGGGCCTCCCTGACAAGTCTCCTGTCAACGGCACGGATGCGGCGCCTCCAAAGACgcatcctcctccccctcccactAGTTATAACCGCTACGTCCCCAAGCCTTACACCAGCTCTGCCCGGCCCTTTGAGCGCAAGTTTGAGAGCCCCAAATTCAACCACAACCTGCTGCCCAACGACACACAGGTGAAGACAGACCTCCTCAGCAAGTCCTTGGTGGGCAACAGTAGCGGGAAGCCTCAGCTTTCACCACAGCCCCTCGATCATGACAGTGGCCTGGACACCTTCACACGCACTATGGACAACAGGCCAAAGTACCAGCACAATAACATCAACGCCATCCCCAAGGCCATTCCTGTAAG TCCCAGCGCgctggatgatgatgacgaggaCGAAGGGCACACAGTGGTGGCCACTGCCCGGGGCGTCTTTAACTGTAACGGAGGGGTCCTGAGCTCCATCGAGACGGGTGTCAGCATTATCATCCCTCAAGGTGCCATACCCGAAAGCGTGGAGCAGGAAATATACTTCAAGGTGTGCCGGGACAACAGCATCCTGCCCCCCCTCGACAAGGAGAAAG GAGAAACGCTGCTAAGTCCGCTGGTGATGTGTGGCCCTCATGGACTCAAGTTCCTGAAGCCGGTGGAGCTGCGCTTACCTCACTGTGCGTCTATGACCCCTGATGGTTGGTCTTTTGCTCTAAAATCCTCCGACTCCTCGTCGG GTGACCCCAAAACCTGGCAGAACAAATCTCTCTCTGGAGACCCAAACTACCTGGTGGGTGcaaactgtgtgtctgtgctcattgacCACTTCTGA